The segment TTAGGTTGATGTTTGTTTTCTCCGTTTACCGCCTGGTTTCCCAGAGGAAGACACAGGTCCTCCCAAGTTCCCGGCAAAATCCCTTGGACAACATGCCGTGGACTATGACCCCGGTGGAGTATCCGCCATCTCGCCTTTAACGATGGCTTCGTTGCTGCCTTCAGTGTTCTTAATCCCTTGGGCTTGCTCCACAACCTTAGCGTTTTCGAGGCTGAATTCCTTCACCCTTACGGATTACGGCCTGCTGTCCCCCTGTTTACGCTTCATCCATACAGTTACCTGCATAGATGCAAAACTCGGATCTGACGGTCGGCTAACTTTGTCAGGCTGGCTTCTCAACCAACTGCATTCTCCAGACTTTGCCTGGCGCACTAAGAACTCGCTTTGGGGTGGGTTGAATATACAAAAAAGGCAATTGTGTGTCAAGGGAATTTTAGCACAGTAAAAAGTATAGTAAAAAGTATAGAACTGCTTCAAATTACCGCAAAAAATGAGCCAAATTTGCATAGAAGCTTAAGATATCGATTTTATTATATTTTAGTAAAAATCTTTCCTAATCATCTTGGTAGGAGTGGAAAAGAATTCCATCTTTTTCCAAAATTTATTCCACCTTATCTCGATTTGATCAAAAAAGGCCCCCCAGGCTTCCGGCGTAGCCGGTGAGTTCGACATAACCTTCACAGGAGACTTTCAAACCCCCCGAGGTTCCCCCGCCGGCCACAGCCCCTTCCCAGTAGATAACCCCTGTGGAACCTCCGGTGTTTAATTCCTGGTCAGCCAAAATTCGATCGGATTTTGCCTGGAAACTGGCCCGGGAATGGGAGTACCAGGCCAAGGAATTTTTATCAAGCCTTCCCTAATCCTCCTCACCTCTCCTTCGTCGTTTTTTCTCCCAGCAACCGCAATATACATCCCACCACTGGAGATCGGTGGTGACTTCTTCCAGAGTACAAAACCCTTTTTGACGATGACTGTAAAATTTTTCTTCTAAACAGGTTAAACCGTTGCCGAAGGTCTGGAGCATTTCATAAGTATAGATTCTATGGGCGTTAAAGGCAATGGCAGGCTGGGCGTGGTGGATGGTGGTGGTGAAGATTATACGGCCGCCGGGTTTTAAGACTCGAATCATTTCCGCAAAAGCTTTTTGATCGGCATCCACATCGAACTCGTCCCCGTACCGACCCAGGCCGAAGTGTTCCAGCGCGCACAGGGACAGGACAACATCGACGGCGTGATCAGGTAAATTGATTTTTTTGGCATCACCGGTAAGGATCGTTTCGTTGGCACAAATAGGTTGGCGGCTGCGGACGTCAATCGTCGTGATGGGGAAATTGGCCAGGAGCCCCAGAATAAAATGTCGGTAAGATCCGACGTCTAAGATATTGCGGGGATGGACCTGGCGTATCTGGGCGGCAGCAAAGGCACATTCATAATCTACAAAGTTTTCCGGGTGGGATCCCGCTTCATCCGCAGGTTCCTCAAAAATATAAAACCCGCCGGGATCTTTTTTTAAGTGAGCCAGATTCTTTTTATATTCTCTATCCATCGCCTTGGGGGATGTCATTTTCCTACCTGTTGCGCCGGTCGGCAGTTTTAAAGTGGTAGGTTGTCTTCTCGATTTGAACCCCATTATTTAAGAAGATCTTCTTTTTGGCAACAGCTTTTGCAGAAGCACCGGTAGCAGTGTGAGAGCGGTGAGGGCGCTGAAGCCAACGCCCATCAAGGCAACAGCCCCCATGGACTGCAGCCCGGGATATCCGGAAAGGACCAGCGAGCCAAAACCCACCAGGGTCGTCAGCGCTGCCAATACGACCCCCTTGCCGACCTGGGTCAGCCCCGTTTCCAATCCTTCTTTTCCTCCTTCCAATCCCCGGAACAAAATGTGTACTCCATAATCCACCCCCACCCCTAAGACCATGGTAAAGACTACCAGGTTCATGAAGTTCAAATCCATTCCCAGGAGGCCCATGAGCCCCAGAGTCCAGGAAGAGGCAAGGACAACGGGGAGGAGGCTCATCAGAGTAAGCTTCCAGGAGCGAAAGCCAAAATAGATCAGAGCGGAGACGCCCGCAAGAGCAATCAGGAATACCTTCCAGGCCTCGCTGGTCATCAAATTTTCCAGCTCACTTTGCACAAATTTCGATCCGGTGACCTGTATATCGGGGGCAGTTTCTTTCAGACCTCCAATAAAGACTTTCGACTTCGGGTCGGTCCAAAAACCTGGCTGGACATGGAGATAAGACGCGGAAATCAAATTGTCTCCACTGATCTTAAAGAACTTCTCCCCTATTGGCTTTAGGGGAGAGCTCTGAAAAGCTTCCCAGGTTAAGACCTCCCGATTGGCCAGCATCTCTCGCAGCATCTCCAGGCCCGCCTCGAAAGGCTCAATCCGGAGTCCTTCTTTGTGAATAGCTTCCTTAAGATTTTTGGCCACCCGTAATGGATTGAAAGTCCCGTTTTTCCGGGTCTCGATCCATTTCAGGTTCCTTTTCTGCTGCGAGAGGGGAGGAATGAAAACGGCCAGGCTTTCATAACGGGATATGGGCAGGCCGGAAGCCATCGCCTCCTCGAATTTAGCCTTTAACCTCCCCTGAACCTCCAGAGCTTCTTCTATGCTATGACCTCCGGCTAAGACCACGATGGTCTCCCCCCCTTCTCCCATCTTTTCCCGGATTCGCTCTTCCAGGACAAGCGACGAATGGCCCGCAGGACGGAGTCGCCTCGGATCGTTGTTCAACCTTACCTTAAAGGCCCATCCCATCGTGCCCAAGGTCATGGCTGCGCATAGAAATATGACCAGCCAGGGGCGTTTCAGCGCCAGCAAGCCCAGCCGTTCAAGCCCGAAAGAAGAGACGGCGCGGAAGTGGAGCTCTCTTGTCTTCCCCTTTTCCCTCCAGGCAACCAGGGCGGGAAAGAGGAAAAAAGCGCAGGCCAGGCTTAGAAGAATGCCCGTGCCCGTGAGAAGCCCCAATTCTTTTACGCCTCGAAAATCTGAAAAAAGGAGGGCGTAATAGGCTGCGGTGGTCGTCACCGCGCCGGTAAATACACCCGGCCCGGCATTGCTCAGGCTCTTCTCCAGGGCCTCTGGAATCCCCTCACCGGCGTTCCTCTCTTCCAGGTACCGGCTATAAAGCAGGATGACGAAATCGATGGAAAGGCCCAGGATGATCGCCGAAAAAGCTCCGGTCGATTCGCTGAGTCGCCCCAGGAATGGCGAGAATAACCCCAGGGTGAGGAGGGGACTCATCATCAGCGGAAGTAAAGCGTATAAAATTGCCATCCCCCTGCCAAAGGCCAAAACGAAAAGGGTCAGAACGCCGATCAAGGAAACCGAGAAGTTCATCATCAATTCTTTCTTGATCACCCGGCTGTCTTCTAAGGCGCTCATATATCCGCCGGCGAGACTGATCTTGAGGTCCTGAAGGTCGATGCCGGGGTCGATATTTTTCTCCTTGGTAAAAATTTCCCGGGCAGCTCGCTCCGCGGCCTGCACTTTATCGAGCAGCATTTCATCGTAGCCCACATCCGGCGCCGAGCCCCTCGGTTTTCCGATCAACAGCAACATTTTACGGTCCTCCGAGAGGAGGTATTCCTGGGATGCGCTTTGCCCCCCAGCGGGAATATGTTTTTTAAAAAGCGGCCAGAGATCCAGGGGGTCGCGAACCAGCCACTGGGATGCCCAGGAGCCGAGGGGAGAATGGAGTCTAACTTTCAAGGCCTGAACACGCCGTTCGATCTCCGCCTCCGTGAGCTTGACCTCCATTGCGCGCAGCTCTTCTTCGGAGAGGTAAAGCAGGGCCTTGCTGAGGAATTGCTGTTCCATCCTTTCTCGGGCGGCTTTATCCATCCGGCCCTGAATTTCCCTAAACTCTCCGCTGGCCATCAGCCGTTCACCCAAAACTTCGGCAAAGGGGCTGAAGGTTTCCACGTCCCCTCCGCTTTTCCGTTCCAGGACGATGAACAACGAGTCGGCTGCCCCAAACTCTTGGAGGAATTGTACGAATGCCCTTGTGGCGGGGGCATTGGATGGAAGGAGGTTGATCACGTCGCTTTGAAACTGAAGGCGACTGACCAGCAATCCGGATAGCAGCCCAAGGATCAGAGTGCTCCCCAGCACAAGTTGGTAATGGCGATAGGACCAATTGGCTACCCAGCGTAATTTTTTTTCTTCGTGAAAAATCATAGCCAAGGGGTATAAAGGAGATCTATGACCCAAGCAGACGTTTTGTTTTCAGAGATCCCCAACCTTATTTTTTATTGTTGCGCAGGTGATTCTTTTCTGATAAATATATCTAATTGTTATTTCGTTCCATCAACGGTCATAAAACATCCTGGAGCATCGTTTAACAGCTTACGTTCATTTTGTCAAGGTTAAGGTTTATTACGGTGAAAAACGGCCACATCTGTGCCCTCATCCCGGCTTTTAACGCAGAAAGTTCTCTCGGCGAAGTCATTGATCGGGCCAAAAAATTTATTCAGCGCGTGATCGTGGTCAGTGACGGGTCTACCGATAACACGGGTGAGGTCGCCCGCAGCCATGGCGTTGAACTCATCACCATCCCCTCCAACCGCGGCAAGGGATATGCCCTGCGCCTGGGTTTTTCCCACGCTCTTTCCAACGGATGCAGCGCCATCGTTACCTTAGACGCGGATGGGCAACATGACCCGGCAGATATCCCGAGCTTCCTCCGTGCTCATGATCAAGATTCCGGAGCCATCCTGATCGGTTCCCGTATGGCTGAGGCAGACCGATTTCCCCGCCAGCGGTATTATTCCAACCGGGCCGCAGTTTTTTTCATTTCCAAAGCCTTGGGGCAACACCTCGAAGATACCCAGTGCGGGTTTCGCCTGTATCCTTCAAGGGTGCTCCGCCAGATCGCTTTAACCACTTGCCATTTCCAAACTGAAACCGAGGTCCTCCTGCGAGGCGCCCGCCAGGGAGTTCGCCTGCGTAGCGTGCCGGTCAAAAATATCTACGTGAACGGGAACGCCCCCCAGAGCAACTTTCGGCCGGTAGTGGACACCTTTTACATTTGTCTGGTAGTCCTTCAGGGGTACCTGGGAATTCTATGAGAATTTTTCCTTATCAGGAGGGATGAAATGAAGCGTATGATGATGTCCGGCGTAAGTCCATTTTTGGGGATTTTGCTCGCCCTCTGCCTTTCCCTGACCATTCCTCTCCAGTGCTGGGGGGCTGCAAAAACCCGTGTAGCGGTCATCGACTTTGAGCAAAAAGGGGAACAGGAATTCAGGGGCAAGCAGGTCGGAGAGATCGTGGCCGAATGGTTGATCACCTCCCTGGTCAGGACCGGACGATTTGACGTGGTGGAACGGGCCCAACTGCAGAAAATTCTCCAAGAACAACAAATGGGAATGAGCGGGATGATCAGCCAAGAAACCGCGTCTAAAGTGGGGGAGCTATTGGGAGTGAAAGTGATTATTACCGGTTCCGTGATCCGACTCGGCAATATTTATGATGTCAATACCCGTCTGATCAAGGTGGAGGATGGGTCCATTCTTAAGGCGGAAAAAATCCGGGGGCCGGGGTTGGACGCGATCGAACGGATGATGGATTCACTGGCAGACACTATCAAAAAAGATTTTCCTATCGAAGGGTATGTAGTAATGGTCACCGGCAAACGAGCGATGATCGACCTGGGGAAGAGCCATGGAGTAGAACCAGGGATGCAGTTTATAGCCTTCCGCCAAGGCGCGCCCGTGCGGCATCCAGTCACCGGGAAGATGCTCAAAGGTGAGGATATCAAAATTGGGGAGATGTCGGTCCAGACTGTGCAGACGGACACTTCCTGGGCCGAAATCACCAAGGAAGAGCCAGGAGCAAAGATCGCGGCCGGAAACCTGACCCGATCCAGTGGATTGGAAGGTGTGGCTCCTGCTCCCGCGGTATCTGTTCAACCCCCCCCTTCCAGGCCTGCACCCATAGCAATGAAGATGTGGGCCGGCAAGGGACGCGCCGAGAAGATCGTGGCGGACTGGAACGGCGACGGACTTTATGACCTAATCCTTGGGGACCGCGACGGCTATGTGACGGTTTATCTCAACCAGGGCACGAATGATTCCCCCAAGTACGCTGTGGGCATGAAATTACGGGGGGGAGGTAAGGAAATCAAAGTGAGAAGTCCTTCTGTTCCCTACCTGGTAGACTGGAACGGGGATGGGAAAATAGACCTGCTGGTAGGGAACGGCGGTGGGTACCTGCACTTCTTCCCCAACGCGGGTTCTGTAGATTCCCTCGATTTCGCGCCGGGAGTGATGGTGCAGGCGGCCGGCAAAGATTTGGATGTTGGGGGCAAAGCTTCTCCCTGTGTAATTGACTGGAACGAAGACGGGAAAATTGATCTGCTAATGGGGAACGGAAGCGGAGAGATTTTCCTGTACCTCAATGAAGGTTCCAATGAACAACCGGTCTTTGGCAAACCCATCAAGCTCAATGGGGGAAGCTTAGACGTAGGTTCTACCTCTTCCCCCGAGGTAGTGGACTGGAACGGGGATGGCAAGAAGGATTTGATTATTGGTAACGCTGATGGGGAAATTATTGTTTTTCTCAACAAGGGGACGAATGAAGACCCGCAATATGACAACAAAGGGGAAAAGCTACCCTTAAAGTTTGGGGAGGATGTTTCCCCCCGGGTGATCGGTTGGAACCGACCAGGGGCAAACGACCTGGTGGTCGCCGACCGGAACGGAGAAGTCACGCTCTACGTGAATACCGGGACTCCACAGTCCCCTGCTTTTTCAGAGAAAAAGGTTTTGCGGGCCGGGAAACCGCTGAGGAGGTGAACCATCTCGGGTTCACCGCCCGCCTGGTGTCGATCAAAACCGGCCTCGTAGTGTGGTCGATTTCCCAAACTGGCGGGCGAATCTTAAGGCCTTTGGGCCAGGTAGCCGAGGAAACGGTTCGACAAGCCGCGGAGGATCTGCAGTCCAAGATTCGTTAATATCGCCCTCGGTTTCCTAAAAAAACTTTAAAGAACCGATGCCGCCTCAGAACCCGGGCGGAATTTGTCCCGGCTTCTTTTCGCATCCTTTTCCATTTTCCGAACCCCCTGCATAAAACCGAAATTCAGGGCCAGATAAAGACTGAAGTGCTGGAAGGAAAACGGGCGCCGCTGCCAGAGAGAGAGCCAGTTATAGGTTTGCCGGTAGGCCCAGAAAATATTCTTTTGCAGGTTCTCCGGAGTAAAATTCCGCGGCTGAAAAACAATATTCTGCCGATCGTACTTCGACCAATCCCGGTGCAAGATTCGCCCTTCTTTTTCCAAATCCACGAATAATTTCGTCCCCGGAAAAGGGGTTAAATGACAGTAGTTCACTCCGGTCAACCGGTTTTCCTTTACAAACTGCACAGTGGATTGAATCCCTTCCACGGTGTCCCCGTCAAACCCGAAGATGAAAGAACCCTGGATGTGAATCCCCTGTTTGTGGATTTTCCGGATCGCCTCTTCGTACAGGCTGCGCAGGTTGACGTGTTTGCCGATGGAGCGCAGGACTTCGGGAGAGATGGACTCGAAGCCGATGAGCAGGCCGATGCAACCGCTGCGCGCCGCCAGACCCAATAGTCCCGCGTCTTCGGAGATGGATAGGGAACATTGGCCGACCCACTTCTTTTTCAGAGGAATCATAGCCGCAAAAAGCTCTTTGGCCATGGCCGGGTCTCCGACAATGTTGTCGTCTACAAAGATAAAAAGTTTCCGAGGCAGGGCTTTGATCTCTTCGATGACCTGAGAAATGGGCCGGGAACGGTAAGATCTCCCGAAAAAAGAACTCACCGAGCAGAATGAGCAGGCCATGGGACATCCGCGGGAGACCTGAACGTTCCGGGGGATGAAATATCTTCTGGCCCGCAAGAGATCCCATCGGGGGGCTGGTAAGTTATCCAAAGAAACCGGGGCCGAATCTTTATAGATCCTTTCCAGGCGACCTTGTCCCGCTTCCTGAAGTACCCGGGCCCATAGGTTTTCGGCTTCCCCGATGACTACTGAATCGCAATGCTGCAGAGCTTCTTCCGGAAGGGCGGAAGGATGAATTCCCCCCATAACAACCGGGATCCCGCGGGCGCGAAAATGATCGGCCAGGGCATAGGCCCGGGTGACGGTCGGCGTCATGGAAGACAGACCCACCAGGTCTGCTTCAAGATTAAGGTCGATATCCTCCACGGCTTCATCAATCAATTGTATCTCTACTGCCGGCGGGGTGATCGCGGCCAAAACTGGCAGAGCCATGGGGGGCATGGTAAAAGCGGCTCGCCTTTTGCGCCAGTGGTATGAGGTTGCTGCCGGCGCGATTAAAACCACACGCATTTGAATTCCCCTAAGGTCTGGGCCTAAGAACAAGCCCAGAGTGTATATCATAGATCTCTGGAACGAAAAAAAACATGAAAAAACTATTAAAGAATTATGAATCCGGAAGTAAGGTTCTGTCAAGGGTCAATCCTGTATTTTCCTTGACATGAGCAAATCATTACAAGTAATATTTCTGCCATCATGTCGAGCAAACGACTTCTCTTCCGCCTTGGCCTTTTCTACC is part of the Deltaproteobacteria bacterium genome and harbors:
- a CDS encoding lipocalin family protein, which produces MAWYSHSRASFQAKSDRILADQELNTGGSTGVIYWEGAVAGGGTSGGLKVSCEGYVELTGYAGSLGGLF
- a CDS encoding class I SAM-dependent methyltransferase produces the protein MTSPKAMDREYKKNLAHLKKDPGGFYIFEEPADEAGSHPENFVDYECAFAAAQIRQVHPRNILDVGSYRHFILGLLANFPITTIDVRSRQPICANETILTGDAKKINLPDHAVDVVLSLCALEHFGLGRYGDEFDVDADQKAFAEMIRVLKPGGRIIFTTTIHHAQPAIAFNAHRIYTYEMLQTFGNGLTCLEEKFYSHRQKGFCTLEEVTTDLQWWDVYCGCWEKKRRRRGEED
- a CDS encoding MMPL family transporter — encoded protein: MIFHEEKKLRWVANWSYRHYQLVLGSTLILGLLSGLLVSRLQFQSDVINLLPSNAPATRAFVQFLQEFGAADSLFIVLERKSGGDVETFSPFAEVLGERLMASGEFREIQGRMDKAARERMEQQFLSKALLYLSEEELRAMEVKLTEAEIERRVQALKVRLHSPLGSWASQWLVRDPLDLWPLFKKHIPAGGQSASQEYLLSEDRKMLLLIGKPRGSAPDVGYDEMLLDKVQAAERAAREIFTKEKNIDPGIDLQDLKISLAGGYMSALEDSRVIKKELMMNFSVSLIGVLTLFVLAFGRGMAILYALLPLMMSPLLTLGLFSPFLGRLSESTGAFSAIILGLSIDFVILLYSRYLEERNAGEGIPEALEKSLSNAGPGVFTGAVTTTAAYYALLFSDFRGVKELGLLTGTGILLSLACAFFLFPALVAWREKGKTRELHFRAVSSFGLERLGLLALKRPWLVIFLCAAMTLGTMGWAFKVRLNNDPRRLRPAGHSSLVLEERIREKMGEGGETIVVLAGGHSIEEALEVQGRLKAKFEEAMASGLPISRYESLAVFIPPLSQQKRNLKWIETRKNGTFNPLRVAKNLKEAIHKEGLRIEPFEAGLEMLREMLANREVLTWEAFQSSPLKPIGEKFFKISGDNLISASYLHVQPGFWTDPKSKVFIGGLKETAPDIQVTGSKFVQSELENLMTSEAWKVFLIALAGVSALIYFGFRSWKLTLMSLLPVVLASSWTLGLMGLLGMDLNFMNLVVFTMVLGVGVDYGVHILFRGLEGGKEGLETGLTQVGKGVVLAALTTLVGFGSLVLSGYPGLQSMGAVALMGVGFSALTALTLLPVLLQKLLPKRRSS
- a CDS encoding glycosyltransferase family 2 protein; this translates as MKNGHICALIPAFNAESSLGEVIDRAKKFIQRVIVVSDGSTDNTGEVARSHGVELITIPSNRGKGYALRLGFSHALSNGCSAIVTLDADGQHDPADIPSFLRAHDQDSGAILIGSRMAEADRFPRQRYYSNRAAVFFISKALGQHLEDTQCGFRLYPSRVLRQIALTTCHFQTETEVLLRGARQGVRLRSVPVKNIYVNGNAPQSNFRPVVDTFYICLVVLQGYLGIL
- a CDS encoding FG-GAP-like repeat-containing protein, giving the protein MKRMMMSGVSPFLGILLALCLSLTIPLQCWGAAKTRVAVIDFEQKGEQEFRGKQVGEIVAEWLITSLVRTGRFDVVERAQLQKILQEQQMGMSGMISQETASKVGELLGVKVIITGSVIRLGNIYDVNTRLIKVEDGSILKAEKIRGPGLDAIERMMDSLADTIKKDFPIEGYVVMVTGKRAMIDLGKSHGVEPGMQFIAFRQGAPVRHPVTGKMLKGEDIKIGEMSVQTVQTDTSWAEITKEEPGAKIAAGNLTRSSGLEGVAPAPAVSVQPPPSRPAPIAMKMWAGKGRAEKIVADWNGDGLYDLILGDRDGYVTVYLNQGTNDSPKYAVGMKLRGGGKEIKVRSPSVPYLVDWNGDGKIDLLVGNGGGYLHFFPNAGSVDSLDFAPGVMVQAAGKDLDVGGKASPCVIDWNEDGKIDLLMGNGSGEIFLYLNEGSNEQPVFGKPIKLNGGSLDVGSTSSPEVVDWNGDGKKDLIIGNADGEIIVFLNKGTNEDPQYDNKGEKLPLKFGEDVSPRVIGWNRPGANDLVVADRNGEVTLYVNTGTPQSPAFSEKKVLRAGKPLRR
- a CDS encoding radical SAM protein; this encodes MRVVLIAPAATSYHWRKRRAAFTMPPMALPVLAAITPPAVEIQLIDEAVEDIDLNLEADLVGLSSMTPTVTRAYALADHFRARGIPVVMGGIHPSALPEEALQHCDSVVIGEAENLWARVLQEAGQGRLERIYKDSAPVSLDNLPAPRWDLLRARRYFIPRNVQVSRGCPMACSFCSVSSFFGRSYRSRPISQVIEEIKALPRKLFIFVDDNIVGDPAMAKELFAAMIPLKKKWVGQCSLSISEDAGLLGLAARSGCIGLLIGFESISPEVLRSIGKHVNLRSLYEEAIRKIHKQGIHIQGSFIFGFDGDTVEGIQSTVQFVKENRLTGVNYCHLTPFPGTKLFVDLEKEGRILHRDWSKYDRQNIVFQPRNFTPENLQKNIFWAYRQTYNWLSLWQRRPFSFQHFSLYLALNFGFMQGVRKMEKDAKRSRDKFRPGSEAASVL